Part of the Nicotiana sylvestris chromosome 2, ASM39365v2, whole genome shotgun sequence genome, acttgcttaaacAAGGCTGACATTGGAAATGCCTTAGAGAGATAAACCTAAGAGAAATAAAATGCAATTACTTCGAGggtaaagaaataaagaagagaaCTTGAAACATGATGACTGTTTGAGggagaagaaggaaaagaaacttatctgagggAGGCTGCTGGcatcaatgatcatgacatgcatttcagattaatcagCCCAGGCTATTCAACCAATCTTCCTTCAATCTTCACCCTTTATGCCTGGGGTTCCCATAATCTGACTCATTTGCCAAGTCAACAACCTTGTTcggcttgcagtgccctgaagggttttcacccacaaacctctctcatttattcatctctcaactcaccatcgccttacggtgcctgtgaggtttttcaccagtaagactctctcattttaatttctctcagcttttcgtcgccttacggtgcccgtgaggattttcaccaataagactctctcatttttcatttttcctgctcaaaacggagtgttgcccctgatatgaatcacacctctacttgctcgacttggcatctctcgaagactgatcggaaggtctttctttggaccgtaatgtgggcttttggatagggttagaaagaaagggtataacaAAGGCTCAAAcaacttgaatgggttcaaaattacaactcttggaatcagatttcttacaacaaccacaattttttgccccagtttctttgcttggggacttttgaatttttattttgatgggaccgaaccgtgaggctgcttaGGTATCCTTAAAAGGAGTcatgtcgaacgtagttcatgtcatacgaattactttgttgttgtgatttttctctttactttttcttctttttttcttcttttttttcactcttttccattcttttctttctcttttctcttctctttttctcttttcttcgtTATTTACTTTTTGTGTTTGTGTTCCTGAGTTTtgctattgattccaaaagaggggtatgaaaggaaataaataaggctcaaaggggcaacaaatgataaagtgtttagatagcagaataaaatgtcttcgtcattccaatcttcaaaatatgccaagtacaaacaacaattagacgaaccaaagaaatcatacatagtatcttttgactgcatcatagttaatagccatatctacacatttgccttctatatctgttaaatataaagcaccattggacaacactcttgttacaatgaacgtcccctgccaatttggggcgaacttgcctttcgcttcagcctgTTGTgaaaggatgcgtttcaatacttgctgaaccacttcaaattttcgcggacgcaccttcttgttatatgctctttccattctcttttgatacaactggccaagACACATTGctaccaatcttttctcatcaatcaaactcaattgctccagacgggttttgacccactcatcatcatcaatttcggcttcggCAACGATCCGAAGGGAGGGAATTTTAATctccgcgggtatcactgcttctgtgacatataccaacaaataaggagttgcacctactgaagtgcgaacagtagtgtgataacccaacaacgcaaagggCAACTTCACATGCCATCgcctggaaccttctaccattttccgaagtatcttctttatattcttgttggctgccttgacttctccatttgccttggggcggtatggggtggagttttgatgcgtaatcttaaactgttgacacacttcCTTCATCAAATGGCtgttaagattagccccattatctgtgatgatcacctttgggattccgaaccgacaaatgatatttgaattaACCAAAttgaccactgccttcttggtcacagatttgaaagttttagcttcaaaccacttagtgaagtagtcaatggccaccagaatgaattttcgcccattggatgttgctggctcaattggtccgatgacatccataccccaagaaacaaagggccatggtgcggacatcgtatgtaatttagatggcggagaatgaatcaagtctccgtttacttggcattgatgacacttgcgcacaaaactgatgcaatctcgctccatggtgagccagtaataacctgctcggagaattttctttgccagaacatatccactcatatgcggCCCGCGAACTCTGGAATGTAcctcggtcatgatagtcgtggcttgcTTTGCATCGATGCACCTTAAcaacccaagatctggagttcttttgtacaagaccccccgctcaagaaaaatccactaacCAGacgccgaattgttctcttttgatcacatgtGTCTTATACcagatatacccccatcctgatatactccctaatgtcatggaaccatggttcaccatcgaGTTCTTCCTCAACCATATTACAATAGGCGTGcacgaacttgaatatgcagagggtcaacataagctttgtccggatggtgcaacattgatgccaaggtagccaaagcatcgacaacctaattatggatccttggaacatgcctgaattctattgatcgaaaccgttgacaaatatcatgcagacattgtcgatacggtataagctttaaatttCCCACACCAAAaggttcgagtctcccaagaccaagacttcctggattccCATATCTACAACTAGCCTTAGTCCCataatgcatgcctcgtactcagccatgttgttagtacagtagaaataTAGCTGggctgtaacagggtagtgatgccctgtttcagaaacaagCACTGCCCCTATCCCGACACCTTTTATGTTGgcatccccatcaaagaaaagtttccactCGGTCTTTTCATCCTTCTCGACCTTGtcgatatgcattacctcttcatcgggTAAGTAAGtcctcaaaggttcatattcttcatccaccgggttctcggccaagtgatcggctaatgcttGTGCTTTTATCGCTGTCCGAGTCACatatacgatgtcaaactctatgagcaagatctgccactttgcgagccttcctgtgggcataggcttctgaaagatatacttcaaatgATCTAggtgagaaatgaggtaagtagtgtaggatgacaaataatgcttcaacttctgtgctacccaagttagggcgcaacatgtccttttaAGGGGAGCATACTTAACCTCATAAAatgtgaacttcttgttgagatagtAGATGTCATGCTCTTTCCTGCCaatgatgtcatgctgacccaacacacaaccaaatgaattatccaagactatcaaataaagaatcaaaggtcttccggGTTCTTAGGGGACCAACACAAGTGGGTTTGGCAAATACTCTTTAATCTTATCgaatgcttcctgacactcatcagtccatttgaccacaacatccttctttagcagcttaaagatgggctcacaagttgtgctgagcaataaacctgctgatgtagttcaacctccctagtagactcatcacctcggtcttgttctttggcggtggcaattcctggatagctttgatctttgacggatccaacttaATGCCCtgtcgactgactatgaaccccaacagttTTCCCAATGGAACACCAAAtacacactttgcaggattgagcttgagattgtacctgcagaGCCTCTGGCAAAactttctcaaatcattgatgtggtcagactgcttcctggactttataATCATATCATCCAtgtaaacctcaatctccttgtgtataatgtcatggaatatggtagtcattgccctcatgtaagttgccccaatgtttttcaaactaaaaggCATGACTcggtagcaatatgttccccacaGCGTGATGAATTctatcttttccgcatcttcctcatccattaaaatcttatgataccccgcatagcaatccacaaaagacccaatctcatgcttggcaaaattatcaatcaaaatgtggatattcgGAGGTGGGaaattgtcctttggacttgctttgttgaggtcacggtaatcaacacacactctagtCTTTCCATCTTTTGTTGGCAcatgcacaacattggctaaccacatgggataccgcgtgactcgaatgacctttacATCAAGCTGCTTTAtgacttcttctttaatattcacactcatgtcagttttaaactttctcaacttttgcttAACGGGAGGGAATGTTGGATCAATTGGaaatttgtggaccaccaaatcggtactcaagcttggcatgtcatcatacgaccatgcaaaaatatccttatactcaaAAAACGCTTTAACTATTTCTTCCCTAatttgcggttcaagatggacacttatcttagtttctatGACATTATCTAGATCCTCTAGATTGATTGCTTCCGTTttattcagattaggcttggatttttcttcaaaatgacttagttccttaataagctcttcaaaggcctcatcctcatcatattctgattcatcatcacactctatttcttggattattattttagaatcagaattagattgacttttattATTTCCAAAGACTCGTCATGCacgtcatgtcattgaaaccaacataaaaagaactgtacagaaaagaaaagaaaacaaaaatgaaactattaggaaaaagggaaattgcatttcattgaatataaaggataacagggtttgtacatcaacaagcggAAAATAAAATTCCGagtcacaaccctggaatgacccgaatagaaaggaaaacaaaacaaactaccaagactccttcggGTAGGGAGaggcgtagccttccaattattaagcttacATTCGGCCCGACGAACTGCATGCCCACTTTGCTAAAACCTTCTCTAACTTCTACCatgatcacatcatcaaacaaccttTGGAtactttcaattaactccttatcAATGTCAACCACGGAACTTGGAACTGTCGTCACTGGGCATTTCCTAGCACCaggcttgacaaaagacctggagagacACGGAAGAGGCTTTGGAAGTGCCACGCcttctgtttcaaccttttaACCCTTTTCATATCTTTCACTGTAGGTTCGAATTCAAGACCGAACGCACCCAAATTTTCAGGGAGGGAAACTGGTTGTATGATTCCCTGCAGGGATACACCCAGACCTTTACCTggcacaaagccatttttcagTATTTTAgaggccaccatgactgatgtagaggTTATCTTTGAAGTTGGAATACATTTCCCTTATGGAACCTTCTCGACCAACActatttcaaaaacttgatagacccaaagccctttgtcatcttcagcctTAATGAACGGGATGGAGGCGtcactgtgagcacacaaattcTCCTCACCATGCACAACGATCtcctgcctatcccactcgaacttgaccatctggtgcaaaGTGGACAGGACTTATTtggcggcatgtatccaaggccgacctaacaacaaattgtaagagacGGCTACGTGCAGTACCTAGAACTCTATGGTGAATTCCACCGGTCCTATTATCAATTCAAGCACTATATGACCGACCGAGTCTTTTCCTCCACCGCTGAAACCTCGAACGCATAttctgttcttgtgaattctctcatcatcaactttcaacttgttcagagtagagagagggctgatttttgcactggaaccattgtcaaccaataccctggTGACCATaaaatcttcacattttaccgtaagatagagagctttgttgtgttcagtaccttccaccGGCAACTCGTCATCAGAAAAGGTGACCctattcacctcaaatattttgttggtgatcttctctagatggttcactaaatttttgtcggggacatgagcttcgttcaaaattttcatcagggcccgacgatgctcatctgagtggatcaacaatgatagcaaggAAATCTAAGAaggcgtctttctcaactgctccacgatggaataatcttgtaccttcattttcctcagaaactcttctgcctcttcttcagtgACTGCTTTCTTTACTAGAACTGAATTATCTttggatgttttagctttccttaactcttccacggcaaagcatctccccaaacaagttaatccctgggcctcattgacttcttcctTCACGtcctttcccttataggtcactatcagccattcatagttccatgggatagccTTGGTACTGATTACCGGcaactgggttacaggcttgatgatAAGAGGATCCgtacgggcaccctctacaattatgacATGCTTATTTGCCAACCCTGGAAcgaccacttttgacttttcttgctttgctaTAACATCACTTGGGGATCTTTTCCCAGCTACCACAGATGGCTTACTGTTTAtcatgctcaacttgttcactgatccttcaaccGTTGGTTTTTTTactggcttgacctcactggacTGAATCGTCATGACGGTctatgaaggcttcttgggctcccctcccttgtgtactatctcgatcatgtttgttTCCTTATGGGATGTCAATGGGTTccgattgatgttgggtgcctctagaGCCTGGACGTCAATCCGATTTGTGTCAGTGAGCTCCTAgatggcatttttcaagtgccagcacttctctgtatcattcccccgagtaccagaacaatattcgcatctcaaggagtaatcaagattctttggaggggGGTTTGGAAAttttgactcaattggcctcagcatatccagCTGCATCAATCTATGGAATAAACTGGTATAAGACTCCCCCAACggggtgaaagttttcttccactgcaacctctcatttttgaaCGTTGGATTGGGTCAGAAACCTGGGCCGGTAGGGTTTCGGTAgctcgtgggggtgggtaagcattttgtggatctgggtaggtgttttgtgtgGCTGGGGCACACCATTGTGAGTAGGCAAgaggttgagtatatgtctgggcatggtggacagaaatctgagggtctggtgatgggaagtaaTGCTGGGATGGATTATATGGGGCTTGGATGTAGGTTCGGTGATGGgtcgaggctgggtatattggtgtgacgggcccctgggtccaaaccatgatcctgaatcaactATTGCCACAtctcctttcttcttctttccgatcaCTCCTCTAGTACCattctgaatggcttgggtagttgttTTGATAGCCGGGTAGCTTatgattttgcttgatttaagcccttcttccactATGCCacctatcttcactacctcgttgaaagacttACCTATGGCCGATATCATATGGCCGAAGTAAGTAGACTCCagagcttgaagaaagtactccaccatttcgctctcctccatcggggggttaactcttgctacttgttctctccagcgaaaaTTGTATTCCCGGAAAccttcactaggcttcttctcgatcttagttaaagacaaacgatctggaataatctcgatgttgtattggaaatgacgagcgaatgcttgggccaaatcatcccatgtataccatctgcCGTGATcttgacgagtgtaccactccaatgccgctccactcaaactctggctaaagtacgccatcaacagctcatctttcccaacaactcctctcattttactgcagaatcccctcaaatgggccaccgggtctccgtgcccatcatataggtcaaatttaggtaTCTTAAATCCCACTAGCAAGtgaacatcgggaaatagacacaaatccttgtgaacacctaatttttgacaacatttaattttttatcacttcttttatgtaaatattttagggggttttaacctactattattttagctttattacactttttattataggataaaaatttcaaaaaaattaaaaggtgaattatcactattaatatatattttttatttattttttatttttttatataaaaaattcgaaaatatttattttatttttttaaaaaaaatcgggaatgatttaaaaaataagaaaaagggaagtattgaataaaaaaaactataaaagtaaaaataggtggaattctcttttacaaaaagtaaaagaatgtagaaaattttaaaaaataaaaagttttgtggaaattttaaaaagtaaaagaaagttggaattaaaaaataaatataaaggtatctaaaaatttaaaaaaattaaagtaattgaaagtaacatttttaaaagaaaaagaaaagatagtggtttgttttttttaaagaaaagttaaataaagtgagattctcttataaaaaaattaaaagtgggattttaaataagataaaagtaattaaagttggaattttaaaaataaaagtaaataaatgtgggatttctttttctaaaaaaataaaagcaatttgtaagtgggatttcttttaattaaaaaataaaaaataaaataaaaacaaatctgaaaattccgaaaattttgctataaatagaagagaacatttaggaagaagggagttcaaaaaaaaggaaaaactagatagagagaagaaaaaaagagggggcggagagagcggtatacactcgatatacactcgatatacactagatatacagggacagaattcattttggagagagtaaaaaagatagaaccaaattttctgaaatattgagagcagaagaacaccatagagagtttaaagctagaaagaaaaaataaagagagatttccggactatttttcttgtccatttttactagttttctccgtgttgctgggatttctggattgaggtgttgaagctattgtgttgggctttctgctgctgtatgttgttgtgttacatactactttgttgaccttcttcttcttgtattgacaataccaggtacacaactgtaactttggcatattgtaagctgaaatgtgaaagcatgaatacatatgaagaatggaactttgaagttttaatttagctttttctttgtttcttttactaattgtatttaggctatttcatgtattattattctgtaaatttctgtcgctttgcataactaggcatcttgtagtgatgtattaaataatactttgctttaacttgattattaggtagtatatatttaagcatgctcattactgtcaaactgtttaataattggaataagaggaaaataacataagttggtctttagtgaatcggcttggcaaaactgattaagttcactggctatgaaggttttaatattgtcaacattaggttaatcgtgaacatgtagctaaatttagttaaagcatgaatttaaattaacttcgcgaattaggcattatggcatgatttgagttcaaacaagacgagttaacatttaaatttaataaactttcgaatatgcattagtaattaagattgattctagtttcaaatagttgtaaataattaattccaacggtttaggtcatctaacaatgcgagtttaatctagttataggataattagtttcttttgaatatattatttgccgatttcgtattttatttataatttcaattttagtaatattcctttctattaacatttgtcttaatctagcatttaatatgttacgttttttaagcatgtaattaattaggatttttctcttttatttaagagacgaatttaatagaaatgtagtcactttaggatatccttaaaataaatgaggcgtgcttcgccaaaataaatacaaaaattgtggggccctcaataattatttgttttaaaatacttagatttcgggacgagccgtttagcaaatttcacggccctacccaaaataataacaatgcgttagtctttaggcgcgtatttaataatgttattttcctaaactcgggtgcacatttatgtgacccaaatccaaatctcaaaggAGTCGAAGTGTGTCAACGACCACaagtacattgactgtgacgtggttcgagatatattttcacgaggttgcaattctcgataaaaataataataataataatgataaaagcggttaaaagttaaaattcgcacatatgttcaacatgtattatatcagataatcaagccgaatatgacagttgagcgaccgtgctagaaccacggaactcgggaatgcctaacaccttctcctgggttaacagaattccttatccggatttctggtgcgcagactgttaaacagagtcattcttctcctcgattcgggattaaaaccggtgacttgggacaccataaatctcccaagtggcgactctgaaacaaacaaataaatcccgtttcgattgtcctttaattggaaaaaactcccttccgagcctctttgcggcggcgcgggtgaaaaaggaggtgtgacagctctggcgactctgctggggacttccagaaccactggttcagggttagaaatcgatcttagaataaattgttgtgtttagctttatctgattttgttacatgatctgtgcttaatgtgctaactaactgcttttaccgctttgatattttgtgaactgtatataaactgtgccgaaacccatctcctctctgagtcttctaaatcaagaagaagggtgcacttcgtgtgacttc contains:
- the LOC138883543 gene encoding uncharacterized protein gives rise to the protein MVEEELDGEPWFHDIREYIRMGVYLFKITHQNSTPYRPKANGEVKAANKNIKKILRKMVEGSRRWHVKLPFALLGYHTTVRTSVGATPYLLVYVTEAVIPAEIKIPSLRIVAEAEIDDDEWVKTRLEQLSLIDEKRLVAMCLGQLYQKRMERAYNKKDLPE
- the LOC138883550 gene encoding uncharacterized protein; translation: MKILNEAHVPDKNLVNHLEKITNKIFEVNRVTFSDDELPVEGTEHNKALYLTVKCEDFMVTRVLVDNGSSAKISPLSTLNKLKVDDERIHKNRICVRGFSGGGKDSMVKFEWDRQEIVVHGEENLCAHSDASIPFIKAEDDKGLWVYQVFEIVLVEKGIIQPVSLPENLGAFGLEFEPTVKDMKRVKRSFVKPGARKCPVTTVPSSVVDIDKELIESIQRLFDDVIMVEVREECDDESEYDEDEAFEELIKELSHFEEKSKPNLNKTEAINLEDLDNVIETKISVHLEPQIREEIVKAFFEYKDIFAWSYDDMPSLSTDLVVHKFPIDPTFPPVKQKLRKFKTDMSVNIKEEVIKQLDVKVIRVTRYPMWLANVVHVPTKDGKTRVCVDYRDLNKASPKDNFPPPNIHILIDNFAKHEIGSFVDCYAGYHKILMDEEDAEKIEFITLWGTYCYRVMPFSLKNIGATYMRAMTTIFHDIIHKEIEVYMDDMIIKSRKQSDHINDLRKFCQRLCRYNLKLNPAKCVFGVPLGKLLGFIVSRQGIKLDPSKIKAIQELPPPKNKTEHDIIGRKEHDIYYLNKKFTFYEVKYAPLKRTCCALTWVAQKLKHYLSSYTTYLISHLDHLKYIFQKPMPTGRLAKWQILLIEFDIVYVTRTAIKAQALADHLAENPVDEEYEPLRTYLPDEEVMHIDKVEKDEKTEWKLFFDGDANIKGVGIGAVLVSETGHHYPVTAQLYFYCTNNMAEYEACIMGLRLVVDMGIQEVLVLGDSNLLVWEI